gcTTGCGACTTGCTGAGATCGTATGGATTAAATATaaaatctaacaaaaaaagtCTGGTGTTTTCTGATGACATAATAATATATGTCATCAGTAGATGCCTGCATGAAGCTCAAGCCAATCTCCaggacatattttttaaattattattcttttttgatacctgcagataaaaatgtaatataaataaatctgAAGCAATCCTTTTTAGGCCAAACttaaatgaatttcataaaaagtattgCAAGGtatggaaagatttcaaaataaaaacaagcgAAAATGGAAACCAATACCTAGTACTACTCTAAGCATTTAGACTCTAAAGTTAAAATTCTATACTATGTGTTGCTCATAAGGCTCATATTGACGTACGGATGCCAGGTCTGGTTCAATATAGCGCCTTCCACCATGGAAAAACTAAGGGTCTTCGAAAGAAATTGTTTCACAGCTTGCCTGAAAATGTGCAAAACTCCAGAGTCAAGTTATCGACAACACtacttcaatcaaaaattatacGATCGCACTAATATACCTCGTACAgacaattttatactgaaattaatCAGGAAACACGTCGCAAGTACAGCATGTAACACTGAAAATCTCCTAATTTCGGGGCCTTATTATCCCACTCCTGGTTATCATGAAAACGCGAGATTGACAGGTTATCTACCTCCAGAATCATTCACACACTTAGATAGCGAAggtcatctttaaaatttcaataatataccGGCTACTTATCATATACATAGGCATcagttcgataaaaaaatattacataaggCAAATGAAATGTCTGAGAATTTTAGTATCCCTCGTAGATACTCAACTAAAATAACCCTAAGGGATACTAAGGACAAACACAGGCACAATACAAAGCGGTATTGGTGGCTAGCATAAATAATTTCTGCgcataaaaatgttaaactagtttttttttctatttctcttcaaatttctcTAGTTATCATTCAAGATAAATATAGATAGTACAATTTAGTATGTAATAATAGATATATAAGAagcataattataattctttatattatattatccCATGACGATTCTGCGAGTGCCTAACGTAGGCCGATTAGAAGATACATTCTTTAAGCAACATAAGTCAAGCGCTTTTTCTTACCAATGTTTTTACAGCGCTGTAAATGAGCATATATATAATgtgaatttatttcaataaacattgtttaaaaaaaaatagtatcgATCAACAGTGAGCTCATGGTTcagtcgtttcgtcaacgtttcctatttttatATATGTACCCAGATCTATAACGGTTTttgattatgaatagaataatcgtttatatgtgataaaaaaagatataaaaaaggattgaaaatttattaacctataaagtacattttatgtACATAAagaagttgactttcaaccaaccTCTtcacttaaagtcatgttataatcatcagttgactttcaactagTGAATGATCCTTTttgttacatctgaaagtcaaccgcctttctctactgaaattcagattcttgtgtTACTCTGTATTATGCACTATACGCCAAAGTTTGTAATTCatagttacaaaaaattgatGTGCTTTTGGATGTTGCTATCTTCTAATGATTTAAACAAGCGAACAAAAAAGTATTTGGACCGATTATTCAAGTTAACAGCGAAATGAAGCTGTTAATTAGTGAACTTTGACTGATCAGCAGCTAAATTTCgctgttttagcagtgtatatacgctcaATTAAATAAGCAGTATACTTataactgattcagatttagagagtagtgACTAAACTATTTGGCACAACAAAacgctatttttaaataaactaatcttttattttttctactaaaagcaTGTAGGCAATAAGACATATTTCGGGGGAGTTacaaaaaatttcccattttccACCTAAAAGCCCTAAGAAtctccagaaatttaaaaatcttcaaaaatcacgTTTATAACTTATTTTATGAACGTTCTGTTAAAACCACGCATACCAACGTATTTTTTTGTGCTAACTAGGAATATGCCAACGTAATAGTCGCTAGTGACATATTCATGAtctattctagaaaaaagttatCCAATTGCCAAAAATAGCGTTTGTTGCTAATTTTTCGAGTTCGAAAGGGTGAAGGATATGAAAAACTTCACGCTTTCCTATTTCAGCTCGAAGAATTGccgttttaaattatattaaatgttctaaatgttctaaatgttattaatgttaaatgtttaatatttccaattaatcaactgttaattattaaaattaatcagcAGCTAGTGACATCAATTAAAATCtagtattattaattaataatgaaatcttTGATGGAtcgaaatttctttcaatataatacattattccgtatattttttctttcttaaatttgattttttttttaatttcaaagtattaTGTTATGAAAATTCCGTATGAACAACAGGTTTCAAATTAAACCGATATCTAATAAAAACTTACATTTGGATCACTGTATAGGCTGGGACACTATATAGGTTGAATAgcgattttttcttctttttttgaactGGTGCCACCTATTATTCCAATCACATATTAGTATTTACTACTGGTACTAATATCTCACATTAATAACAGGTGACACTAGTTGAAAGAAATTGGGAAATACGCGCTGTCCCAAACTATATAATGTCCCTCCTGTACAACACTCCTATTTTTCAGCGTGTTTGAACAGAAGttggaaaaaaacgattttattttcaatataacttttctactataaataaAATCACGTAATATGTATTAAGTCTATAAGTATCtcttatttttccattttgaagcaAATAACTTTTAATGCGTTATGTTGGTGCAGATGACGCAAAGTAACatatttacataattattatGAGAAACTACTATAATAAAATCAAGTTCGATTTAATCGATACTCGTTTCTCTGTAAATGCGTCTTACAATGTCTACATTTTGCTCAGTCTAATATCTATTTTACCaattatattttcgtgttgaatttcttagtaactaactcgacataattttaattcagaacttcgaatattattttttctttaagctttcaactttttttctttagcaTTTATTGAGCTATCAAGATATCTTTCAAATAAtcttttcaggaaaattaatGTGTCACTGATCAATATTATCTACCTCGCCATTTGGTACTGAGTGATATCCAAAGTGATTGCATatattcttttaatgaaaaatataatatttgtcaataaaaatCGCTGTCATTGtgatggttcaaaattcatgaattttaagtaTTGTAAACCGTTAATgtgtaattattctaaaaaaatttttaatcatgattTTTAATTGGAAGTTCTAATAATGAGTAAATCCAAAATTATgcgttggaaattaattaattccaaACTTCCGtaaaaaaagaaagtacttttatataattttatataaaaatactaaataataagtttttttatatataattttcagaataagTCACTAAAAATAGATACTTTTTGACATATTTGGATATAATGTTACCCCAGGagctaaaaaatactttttttctagcACACGTacgaaaagtttgatttttgagGCATTTATTGCGTGtgggaagtgaccaattccgaaaccgtggtaaaaagcagttagaaaAAGACTGTTTCTAACTGCTGCGCTTGggctctttgagtaagattactttttcttgctaTTGCGCTGCGCATTTCGGGTCAGAATTAATTTCCAGAACTGTCGGAATCATAATTTTACTTCATTATatttgacgcttgagagactgattgtgagcAGTGAATAGTTAGTGGACATcctcgaagtgataagttaccataaatgactgataaatACCAACACATTTCCAATTAATTACCGATGAATTACCGATAAATTGccgataaattaccaaaaatttggaaacttttaaatgtttaaaattatccataaattttcagaaatctttgaatttcttccaaaaagcgtCGGATACACtacatttctataaattatcgataatttataaatataccgaaaatttccggaatttttaggtaatttctgTAGTTTTAccataaaattccaaaaattaccataatttttcaaaaaattgatttttattgtttcttaaatcgaaaatgtcccgcatttgttagaaaaaatatcgtgttcTACAGAAGCTAAAATTAGGCAGTTGAAaatcttgtgaagtttacagtacttgccatccactcatcttcgggtcgtttcCGGCTCGTATTCGGCTCGTTTACAGCTCGCCTTCGGCTCACCTACAACTTCCCTTCAActcgtctctggctcgtacaAATAACTTCACATtcgtgtggaactgcctactttccgcacttgtagcacaatatactattttttaattaacgtgtgtgtgtgacttttttctatttaccgtatctcgaaaaataaataagatatgcttaataaatttgaaaaaattgtagctCCGAGGGATATCCAGCTCTAATAGTAATTTGTGCTATATCGGTCAATGAGAagttgtatattttaattaagagcttcaaaaagttatcttggtgatgtgaaaaaatcttttcttgctATTTGAAATATGGCAATATGATATTTTGTGTATTCGCTTGCGTCTTCGAGGCGCATCGATCGACCTATTGTTGCACCTTTTATGACCCACCAATACCGATTTATCGAGTGTCGAAGAAATGATATATTCTCTttatatgaggaaaactgttttttttttaaattttaaatacaaaaatactttATCTATTTTATGTTTTCGCAATgtcgaataaacattttttaacaaaataattcacccTGTTGATAAGagcattctttgtatatattaggaatataaaaataatcaatttggtGTAATCGTTCGCGTCCTCAAGATGCGCGGATCGATATATTGATGTTCATTAATCAATAGCGACTTagttagaatttaatttaaaaaataactctaccctaggttaaaaatttgttgattgtgaaCAGAAAATATCGATTGCTATTTTGGCGGGCTCTctgatattctgaaaataagatttctgGTAAGAGAGAAACATGagcttgaaatatattgaaagtaTCAATTTTGTTTCATTATTAAAGGAAAACCTCCCTCTATGTGAAAgcaaattgtgggtccggatgcaataagggcacataaaattttttcgtgcaaaaacgaagtcccctggaggctttagaaaaaattttcgaattttaattttcaaaNNNNNNNNNNNNNNNNNNNNNNNNNNNNNNNNNNNNNNNNNNNNNNNNNNNNNNNNNNNNNNNNNNNNNNNNNNNNNNNNNNNNNNNNNNNNNNNNNNNNtgaaaattaaaattcgaaaattttttctaaagcctccaggggacttcgttttcgcacgaaaaaattttatgtgcccttattgcatccgaaCCCACAATTACATTTGCTGCAAATGACGAAGCAAACGGCTAATACAATGAACACAAATAAATGCACCCATAGTGAATACACCAAGAGTACTTCCCAACGGTATTTTTAAATAACGcatcgcaattttttttatttaattattttaataaagtgcaaaactaataatttcaaaagcaatcttgaaacattttcatGCAAGAGGAACAGCTTGATGTTGAAGATAATTAATTAAGATGTCAAACTCACATATACTGATAAACTGTCACATTGACATGTTATGAAAGgttgttaaacaaaataaatgaatactagattatttttgtagattaaaaaattcaaaatatgattaGAGGgatgttaattttcattttaggaACTAtagtaatcaatttttatttattttaatatagaatatttaGTTCATCATTCCATATTATACTTTATATAATAgtctacttttaaaattatttatcttgaaCAATAGCTAGAGACTTCTTTAGGCACATTTTCCATTAGACAATGGAGGTTGTCCACATGCCATACGAGTACACCCAGCAGATTTTCCGTCTTCTAAGCAAAAACAGGAGTTGCATTCGCTGTAAAAATTTTTTGCGGGACAGGGAGTTCCTTTAACGTAGAGTGCTAaacagaaaaaatacatttattgatCAGCtctaattttactttttgtgaatgtattttatatagatttagtagaaataaaatttcttaactgGATTTATTACTTACGTCCCCAAGAACCGCATTCATCTGCTGAAATCATGAAAATAAGGTTTTAGACATAAAATTCTAGAAACGTGAGGCAACGATAATACTATATTATATAGCAGTAATACAAAATGCAATCAATCTTTTTACCGTCTCTCGAAATAATCTATTCTGGGGCCGTTCAAAAACATCacgatatatatattttttagaccCTTTTTAGCCCTACCCTTCATCATCACAGCTCATCGCACAAagcttgaaattttgtttctgatTTATTGATTTATATAAGAATATGAGTCTCGAAATGGTCCTAAAACTGTAGAAATAgggcgattttttcaaaaaaatagggaaataatacgggaatcatttttttaaaatttaatataaatactaTACTGAATTCCaacatatttcattttcaagcaaatagttaaattttcaagctaaaaaacgGATTTATTCgaatacagttaaatttctacggtttaattttaaatctgaaaggacgaattttcaacaaatcagttgaattcttgaacaaaaaacaggagtttgcatcgaAATgcctaatttttctaaaaaacatttgtatttgcAACCGAACAATTGAAATTCCATATACAaggtacgaattttcaacaaaatagttgaatttttaaacaaatactggaattttcaatcaaattatcggatttttaacgaaaatgattaaacttcagGCAggaactgttgcattttcaactaatcagatcaatttttaaatcaatagttgaattttgaaacaaataatcgaattcaaggaattaaaccTTTtcgaaaaacagttgcattttcaactaaataattacatttttaatcaaatgtttgaattttcaaccaaatatttgatttttttaaacagtgatcaagaagataaactttctaccaaaatatacgaggttaaaataaaataaaagcatcTATCAAAAAActggttgcattttttaccaaaatagtagGACATTTTTACCACAAATCTAAACAgatgcaatttcaaccaaaaaccgtACTTTTAACCTCATAGTTTTTTCATATTCTTGCAATTTGAAGcataaaggacgaattttctacatgacagttgcattttcaaaccgaaaatataaattgtgtaccaataatttaatttagaacctaccagatgagttttcaactgaaattataaatcttcaaccaaaaaaaaattgcttacaaagtagttcaacttttaactaaatagttaatttttcaactaaaacaggtaaattcttaacgaatcatgtaatatttaagaattaaaacaaacaattttttatttaaaacaaaaaacggttaggttctgaaaaaattgttaacactTTACTTCTTAAGCCAAGAGGacgaatatttttcaaacaatttttaatgttgcatcaCAAAAACTGAATTCAATGAACTAATtggagtttcaaaaataattaagttttcgataaaataataaatttttaaccaatgcaAATGCATTCTTTAACAAGTAGAATGatgttgttaataaaaatagttgcatttttcggCTGGGCTCTAcaaattcagtttgcatttacttaaataaattgaaGATTAGGGGAAAACAGACAATCCTGAAATTTGCCACGGATATTGATTtgaaacttatataattttttttttgaactaatAGTCTTATCGAAAAACTAAGAACACACCTAGATTCTTCTCCGAAATATCTTGAAgcgttttttaaaa
This Belonocnema kinseyi isolate 2016_QV_RU_SX_M_011 chromosome 3, B_treatae_v1, whole genome shotgun sequence DNA region includes the following protein-coding sequences:
- the LOC117169140 gene encoding serine protease inhibitor I/II-like isoform X2 codes for the protein MKIFITLFFASLIAFSAAAPAPSEEESNECGSWGPLYVKGTPCPAKNFYSECNSCFCLEDGKSAGCTRMACGQPPLSNGKCA
- the LOC117169140 gene encoding serine protease inhibitor I/II-like isoform X1; protein product: MKIFITLFFASLIAFSAAAPAPSEEESTDECGSWGPLYVKGTPCPAKNFYSECNSCFCLEDGKSAGCTRMACGQPPLSNGKCA